The Candidatus Hydrogenedentota bacterium genomic interval TCTTTCAGACAAGGGAGGGCAGGTTTCAACTTCCGGAAGAGCCAGTCGCGCAGGCCGTGAACGGTGGGGTCGGCCAGGTCCTCGATCTCGTTCAAGACCGCATGGTCGATTTGTTCATACAGGGGATTGAAGGCGGCCGTGATGTCGCCGTAGTCGATCAACCAGGCGGGTTCCGATAAAACCTCGCCTTCAACCACGAGCGTGATATCGAAGCTGTGGCCGTGGAGACGGCTGGTTTTCTCGTTGCCCCGGGGATTGTGATGCGCCGCCTCGGCAAAGAAAGACTTGGTCAGCTCGACGTTCAATCAGACTCCTTTCTGGTCCGGGGGCCAGACAAACTTGTGCAACTGCAGCTGAAACCGGACATCGAGGCCGTCTTCCAGGAGCCATTCGACCAGTACCTGGGGATCGAGGACGCCGAAAACAGGCGCGAACAAGACGGCGTTGCAGCGGGCCGCGAGGTTGTGCGCGCGGAGCACGTCGCGGCTCCATTCGTAGTCGTCGCGGTCGGAAATCACGAATTTCACTTCATCGCGGGGACTCAGCGCGTCCAGGTTGGCCCAGTCGTTCATATCGGACTCGCCGCTGCCCGGGCATTTGAGGTCCATAACCTTGATTACTTCCCGGGGCAGGGCGGCGATGGGCAGGGACCCGCTCGTTTCGCACAGGACGGTGTACCCCTCGGCCAGGAGGGCCTCCGCGAGGGCCGGGCAGCCCTTTTGGAGCAGGGGTTCGCCGCCCGTGATTTCGACCAGGGGGCACCCCAGGCGGCGGCACTCCTCGAGAACCTCGGCTATGGTCATGTTGTCGCCATGATGAAACGCGTACTCGGTGTCACACCAGACGCATCGCAAGTTGCAGCCCGTCAACCGGATAAAGGTGCAGGGCCTGCCGGCCCACGTGGATTCGCCCTGGACGCTGCGGTAGATCTCGGTTACGAGAATCGTGGTCTCAGGGGCGTCCTGCGGCGAATCCGCGGAACCCTTCTTGACATTGCCCGGCTGTAACGATGGTGGAGTCATGAGCAGCCCTCTTCTGCGCGTGGAATACCGGTCATGCGGCCCATTATAAGAAACCGGTGTGCCGCCAATCACATTTCAAACGCGGACCGGACTTTACCTGTTCCGGCAGGGAGTCTAGAATAGTCTGCAGTCTCCGGGGATTTGAACGAAAGGACGTGCCATGAAGAACGGGG includes:
- a CDS encoding 6-carboxytetrahydropterin synthase, whose protein sequence is MNVELTKSFFAEAAHHNPRGNEKTSRLHGHSFDITLVVEGEVLSEPAWLIDYGDITAAFNPLYEQIDHAVLNEIEDLADPTVHGLRDWLFRKLKPALPCLK
- a CDS encoding radical SAM protein yields the protein MTPPSLQPGNVKKGSADSPQDAPETTILVTEIYRSVQGESTWAGRPCTFIRLTGCNLRCVWCDTEYAFHHGDNMTIAEVLEECRRLGCPLVEITGGEPLLQKGCPALAEALLAEGYTVLCETSGSLPIAALPREVIKVMDLKCPGSGESDMNDWANLDALSPRDEVKFVISDRDDYEWSRDVLRAHNLAARCNAVLFAPVFGVLDPQVLVEWLLEDGLDVRFQLQLHKFVWPPDQKGV